A genomic region of Colletotrichum destructivum chromosome 1, complete sequence contains the following coding sequences:
- a CDS encoding Putative NAD(P)-binding domain superfamily, translating into MAQTVLVVGATGNVSIAAILGALRAGLNVLAVVCNQELAKKIKEHGVVDKEFMTQNFESNYSAYRATIPYLLEQKDTPCTWTTCTGSQGDKGDRALPAISQGAMFSMAYLAIKGLADTNVCFNEIYLAQRVEVDVVAEEHGTMKSSIFGRVYANILAKTDLKGCRVRVESESDVDNLRAQKHEA; encoded by the exons ATGGCCCAAACTGTGCTAGTTGTTGGCGCTACTGGCAACGTTAGTATTGCCGCCATTCTTGGCGCCCTGCGCGCCGGCCTCAACGTGCTTGCTGTAGTCTGCAACCAGGAGTTGGCTaagaagatcaaggagcAT GGAGTTGTGGACAAG GAGTTCATGACGCAAAACTTTGAATCCAACTATT CCGCCTACCGCGCCACTATCCCATACCTCCTTGAGCAGAAGGACACGCCATGCACCTGGACCACCTGCACCGGCTCCCAGGGCGACAAGGGGGACCGCGCCCTGCCGGCCATCTCCCAGGGCGCTATGTTCTCCATGGCCTACTTGGCGATCAAGGGCCTCGCTGACACCAACGTTTGCTTCAATGAGATCTACCTCGCCCAGCGCGTTGAGGTCGACGTTGTTGCTGAGGAGCACGGCACTATGAAGTCGTCTATCTTTGGCCGCGTTTACGCCAACATCCTGGCCAAAACGGACCTCAAGGGATGCCGCGTCCGTgtcgagagcgagagtgatGTGGACAACCTCCGGGCTCAGAAGCATGAGGCTTAA
- a CDS encoding Putative metallo-beta-lactamase, winged helix-like DNA-binding domain superfamily, producing the protein MPSALATLNECVWGDYLSAQQGRLAPLPDVSHLTPRVVRIMGGNAGLMRLQGTNTYLIGTGRRRLLIDTGQGFHAWIDSLLRVLDDLNIELSHVLLTHWHSDHTGGVPDLLVRRPEYADCVYKCDPDVGQRAIVNGQVFSVEGATVRAVFTPGHAHDHMCFMLEEENALFTGDNVLGQGQSVFEDLGTFTQSLADMAALGCRVGYPGHGPVIADLPHKMDECIRQKEARERHVRVTLEAGRAISLPSSSSSSSSSPQLSLGGKGSLRVTELVERMYGGLPGDVSQLVVRPSVLAILDKLAEERKVGFEMVHGEQRWFAQEAKRPRRLEGRLRPLAGSRAATIL; encoded by the coding sequence ATGCCGTCCGCGCTCGCAACGCTGAACGAGTGCGTCTGGGGCGACTACCTTTCCGCGCAGCAGGGCCGCCTCGCCCCTCTCCCGGACGTCTCCCACCTCACGCCGCGGGTGGTCCGCATCATGGGTGGCAACGCGGGTCTGATGCGTCTCCAGGGCACCAACACCTACCTCATAGGCaccggccggcgccgcctcctcatcgACACAGGCCAGGGATTCCACGCCTGGATCGACAGCCTGCTCCGCGTTCTAGACGACCTCAACATCGAGCTGAGCCACGTCCTACTGACGCACTGGCACAGCGACCATACGGGCGGCGTGCCGGATCTCCTTGTCCGCCGCCCCGAATACGCCGACTGCGTCTACAAGTGCGACCCGGACGTCGGCCAGCGGGCCATCGTGAACGGGCAGGTCTTTTCCGTTGAGGGCGCCACTGTGCGCGCCGTCTTCACGCCCGGCCACGCCCACGACCACATGTGCTTCATGCTGGAGGAAGAGAACGCCCTCTTCACCGGCGATAACGTgctcggccagggccagAGCGTTTTCGAAGACCTTGGTACCTTCACGCAGAGTTTGGCAGATATGGCTGCTCTGGGGTGCCGCGTAGGGTACCCCGGCCACGGGCCTGTCATTGCCGACCTGCCGCACAAGATGGACGAGTGCATTCGCCAGAAGGAGGCGAGGGAGCGGCATGTTCGGGTGACGCTTGAGGCTGGCAGGGCGATTtctttgccttcttcttcttcttcttcttcttcttctcctcagcTCAGCCTCGGCGGGAAGGGGAGTTTGAGGGTCACGGAGCTCGTGGAGCGTATGTATGGCGGTCTTCCTGGGGATGTGTCACAGCTGGTTGTTCGCCCTAGTGTGTTGGCCATTCTGGATAAGCTTGCGGAGGAGCGGAAGGTCGGGTTTGAGATGGTTCACGGGGAGCAGCGGTGGTTTGCGCAGGAGGCGAAGAGGCCGCGACGCTTGGAGGGGAGACTGCGGCCTTTGGCTGGGTCGCGAGCTGCGACGATATTGTAA
- a CDS encoding Putative Acyl transferase domain superfamily, phosphopantetheine binding ACP domain, thiolase — translation MSTTPSSSSWDHTPEAGLARLLFFGNDFPSDNAGNLFRVLSRSSAHLKCAQLAHFIKLCNHVLKDEISKLPKRWQDDVPCFDNVLDLMDDDDDDKKFRKGPLGGAIEGVFLIIFQIGMLIGHHEISSTPYEFGPRSAPTLAGLGVGLLSAAAVSAAPDLATLSSTGAQAVRVAFRLGIHVYDTSEQLEPPQRDAGDPWAFVIPGLGADDVQAELDGYNAKTAAPVLSRIFISAGDQTSVTVSGPPSRLRSCLKSSGALRYSNFFPLPVHHGLCHAPHIYHDGDVQAIMSGEPDETGKLLIRCPLLSSDTGQPYEVEDLDDLLGQLVVELLMHKMHIDNVAEGIAATLEQPPSPGDAQQHLTLWTFRSSMVLKAIIRNVEGRGEGRLALTQHDLVEWSKSDECVANQIPRSPKRSKLAVVGMSCRLPGGANDAELFWRLMMDKRDVHTTVPPDRFDLSTHFDPTGQTENATQTPYMNYMENPGHFDAGFFNISPKEAEQMDPMHRLALVTAYEALEMSGYSPNRTRSTAGPRVGTYYGQASDDWRELNASQNIGTYAVPSGERGFANGRINYFFKFSGPSFNMDTACSSGLAAVNAACSALWAGEVDTALAGGLNVITDPDNFCQLGKGHFLSLTGQCKVWDEAADGYCRADGVGSVVIKRLDDALADNDTILATILAANTNHSAEAVSITHPHAPTQADNYRKVMAKAGISPLDVSYVELHGTGTQAGDREEAHSVSDVFAPAGPGPRRKKNNRLRLGAVKSNIGHSEAAAGIASFIKVLLMYQKGAVPPQIGVAKLNPTLPPDLEERNVGLNWEYSEWPRTDRAPGRLAVVNSFGAHGGNTTVLLADPPVRSVVVENDPRSVFPLTLSARSKSSLRLNAEALLAYLDGDGSETDIGHLSYTLAARRMHHPFRIGTSVKDVAGARRFLSTEVDKMREQPQQITSVPLKSPTVAFAFTGQGAFYEGMGSRLYAHCAVFREAVDRLDLLVQSLHLDNVGSVVPIIEGSVSRDEVSPVASQLAIVLIELALTHYWAALGVRPSMVMGHSLGEFAALAAAGVLSDLDALHLASGRAKLMDTHCKADTHGMLAVRCTPEHLSDHLAGREDEYEVACFNGESDLVISASRERLELLSGVLTAAGVTSTVLKVPYAFHSEQMNPIVAPFLELAEHAVYKAPRIPVISPLLAECIFDSKTLNHKYLGRATREPVDVVGALDAAQELGLVDADTVWIDIGPHVVAGTMVRRIVGPATAIVVSLRRGEDDLAVAASSLTALHLAGVPVCWNEYFRQHERAHRVLHLPAYRWNNKNYWIPYLGTWTLDKAHIKENLKNQQRNLLPGVSIHESKLKTSTIHGIVSESVDNAKTARLVTISNLLDPAFVEAVEGHRMNSHGVASSSIWADMALTVGKYLHELAFPRDKDFHMNLLNMEILHAQVAGSPRDGPQLIQLEATLDIPTRHVHLFLYNVSRDGTRAAEHYGSCEIQFQDPVVWDREWKRVEHLVVQRVESLHRLASEDGTASRVSRSMAYKLFKNVVDYAEHYRGMQAVVLQGYEAFADVVLDPEERGVWHTPPHWIDSLCHLGGFVMNGSDASDTAGYFYVTPGWESFRLRRAPRAGGKYRSYVRMVPTEEDPKEWAGDVYILEDDTVVGMMGQMKFKQINRILMDRFFSPAASAHHGGSNTAKSANTDHPSATLKAPSVGVQRIATVGKLAPTTAPVVKPAQVTLPPPVFASATASEEATRSKGPSGDGREANPLVAGAVALVASETGIDAAELTDNTTFAQIGVDSLMSLVLVEKFKAQLQVDIKSSLFIECETLGQFREWLEENR, via the exons ATGTCAACGACACCCTCTTCCAGCTCGTGGGATCACACGCCCGAGGCCGGGTTGGCTCGCCTCCTGTTCTTCGGCAACGACTTCCCAAGTGACAACGCAGGGAACCTCTTCCGCGTGCTCTCACGGTCGAGCGCGCACCTCAAGTGCGCCCAGCTGGCGCATTTCATCAAACTGTGCAATCATGTTCTCAAGGACGAGATCTCCAAGTTGCCCAAGCGGTGGCAGGACGATGTGCCGTGCTTCGACAACGTCCTCGACctgatggacgacgacgacgacgacaagaagtTCCGCAAAGGCCCGCTCGGCGGAGCCATCGAAGGCGTTTTCCTCATCATATTCCAGATTGGCATGCTCATCGG CCACCACGAAATCTCATCAACACCGTACGAGTTCGGCCCACGCTCAGCCCCGACGCTGGCCGGCCTGGGCGTCGGTCTTCTctcagccgccgccgtctccgcggCTCCGGACCTAGCCACCCTTAGCTCTACGGGTGCCCAAGCCGTGCGTGTGGCGTTTCGGCTCGGTATCCACGTGTACGACACCTcggagcagctcgagccCCCGCAGAGGGACGCCGGCGATCCGTGGGCGTTTGTCATTCCCGGtctgggcgccgacgacgtccaggcggagctggacggCTACAACGCCAAGACGGCGGCCCCGGTGCTCTCCCGCATCTTCATCAGCGCCGGTGATCAGACGTCCGTCACCGTCAGCGGGCCGCCGAGCCGTCTGCGGAGCTGCCTGAAGAGCTCCGGCGCTCTGCGGTACTCAAACTTCTTCCCGCTCCCGGTCCATCACGGGCTGTGCCACGCCCCTCATATCTatcacgacggcgacgttcAAGCCATCATGTCGGGAGAGCCCGATGAGACGGGCAAGCTGCTGATACGCTGCCCGCTCCTCTCCTCCGATACGGGACAGCCGTACGAGGTGGAGGATTTAGATGACCTGCTCGGCCAGCTTGTCGTTGAGCTTTTGATGCACAAGATGCATATCGacaacgtcgccgagggcatCGCGGCTACGCTCGagcagccgccgtcgccgggcgATGCACAGCAACACCTGACGCTGTGGACCTTCCGGAGCTCCATGGTGCTCAAGGCCATTATTAGAAACGTCGAGGGCCGTGGCGAGGGCCGGCTCGCCCTGACGCAGCACGACCTGGTCGAGTGGTCCAAAAGCGACGAGTGCGTTGCGAACCAGATCCCGCGCTCGCCGAAACGCTCCAAGCTGGCCGTCGTGGGCATGTCCTGCCGGCTTCCGGGAGGCGCCAACGACGCGGAACTCTTCTGGAGGCTGATGATGGACAAGCGGGACGTTCATACCACGGTGCCGCCGGACCGGTTCGACCTGAGCACGCACTTTGATCCGACGGGGCAGACGGAAAATGCCACGCAGACGCCGTACATGAACTACATGGAGAATCCAGGCCACTTTGATGCCGGCTTCTTTAACATATCACCCAAGGAG GCAGAGCAGATGGACCCGATGCACCGGCTCGCGCTCGTCACCGCATACGAAGCCCTCGAGATGTCCGGATACTCCCCCAACAGAACCAGGTCCACGGCGGGCCCTCGCGTAGGGACGTACTACGGCCAGGCGAGCGACGACTGGCGCGAGCTCAACGCCAGCCAGAACATTGGCACGTACGCCGTCCCCAGCGGCGAGCGCGGCTTCGCCAACGGACGGATCAATTACTTTTTCAAGTTCAGCGGCCCCAGCTTTAACATGGACACGGCGT GCTCAagcggcctcgccgccgtcaacgcgGCCTGCTCCGCCCTCTGGGCTGGCGAGGTCGACACGGCGCTGGCGGGCGGGCTGAACGTCATCACTGACCCGGACAACTTCTGCCAGCTCGGCAAGGGCCACTTCCTCTCGCTCACCGGCCAGTGCAAGGTCTGGGATGAAGCGGCAGACGGCTATTGTAgggccgacggcgtgggcAGCGTCGTCATCAAGCGGCTGGACGATGCgctcgccgacaacgacaccATCCTCGCCACCATCCTGGCCGCCAACACAAACCAttcggccgaggccgtctccATCACGCACCCCCACGCGCCCACGCAGGCCGACAACTATAGGAAAgtcatggccaaggccggcatCTCCCCGCTGGACGTGAGCTACGTCGAGCTGcacggcaccggcacccAGGCCGGGGACCGCGAGGAGGCCCACTCCGTGTCGGACGTCTTCGCCCCGGCGGGTCCCGGTCCACGGCGCAAGAAGAATAACCGCCtgcgcctcggcgccgtcaagaGCAACATTGGCCAcagcgaggccgccgccggcatcgcctcCTTCATCAAGGTCTTGCTCATGTACCAAAAGGGCGCCGTGCCGCCGCAGATCGGCGTCGCCAAACTCAACCCCACCCTGCCGCCGGACCTGGAGGAGCGCAACGTCGGCCTCAACTGGGAATACTCCGAGTGGCCCCGCACCGACCGGGcccccggccgcctcgccgtcgtgaaCAGCTTCGGCGCCCACGGCGGAAACACCACCGTCCTCCTGGCTGACCCGCCAGTCCgctccgtcgtcgttgagaaCGACCCCCGCTCCGTCTTCCCTCTAACCCTCTCGGCCCGGAGCAAGTCCTCTCTCAGGCTGAATGCCGAAGCGTTACTAGCGTAcctcgacggtgacggcagTGAGACTGACATCGGTCATCTCTCCTACACCCTGGCCGCGCGGCGCATGCACCATCCGTTTCGCATTGGTACCTCGGTCAAGGATGTGGCCGGGGCGAGGCGCTTCCTCTCCACCGAGGTGGACAAGATGAGAGAGCAGCCGCAACAAATCACCTCGGTGCCGCTGAAGAGCCCGaccgtcgccttcgccttcacCGGGCAGGGCGCCTTCTACGAGGGCATGGGCTCGCGGCTGTACGCCCACTGCGCAGTCTTCCGCGAGGCCGTGGAccgcctcgacctcctggTGCAGTCGCTGCACCTTGATAATGTCGGATCGGTGGTCCCCATCATTGAGGGCTCAGTCTCCCGTGATGAAGTCTCTCCTGTCGCGTCCCAGCTGGCCATCGTTCTCATCGAGTTGGCCCTGACGCACTACTGGGCCGCTCTCGGCGTCAGGCCGTCCATGGTCATGGGTCATAGCCTTGGCGAGTTCGCTGCCCTGGCAGCCGCTGGCGTGCTCTCCGACCTGGACGCGCTTCACCTAGCTTCCGGGCGCGCCAAGCTGATGGACACCCACTGCAAAGCGGACACGCACGGCATGCTGGCCGTCCGGTGCACCCCCGAGCATCTGAGTGACCACCTCGCTGGGCGTGAAGACGAGTACGAGGTGGCCTGCTTCAATGGCGAGTCTGATCTTGTCATCAGCGCGAGCAGAGAGCGGCTGGAACTTCTATCCGGCGTGCTGACAGCCGCTGGCGTAACTTCAACAGTGCTTAAGGTCCCGTACGCCTTTCACTCGGAGCAGATGAACCCTATCGTGGCCCCTTTTCTCGAGCTTGCTGAGCACGCCGTGTACAAAGCGCCCCGGATCCCTGTCATTTCACCGCTGCTAGCTGAGTGCATCTTCGACAGCAAGACGCTTAATCACAAGTACCTCGGCCGTGCAACACGGGAGcctgtcgacgtcgtcggcgccttGGACGCGGCGCAGGAGCTCGGCCTGGTGGACGCCGACACGGTGTGGATTGACATCGGACCCCATGTGGTTGCTGGCACCATGGTCCGCAGGATCGTGGGCCCGGCTACCGCCATCGTGGTCTCTCTGAggcgcggcgaggacgacttGGCTGTTGCCGCGTCCTCTCTGACTGCCCTGCACCTCGCGGGCGTGCCGGTCTGCTGGAACGAGTACTTCCGGCAGCACGAGCGGGCGCACCGCGTGCTGCATTTGCCGGCTTACCGGTGGAACAACAAGAACTACTGGATCCCGTACCTGGGCACCTGGACTCTCGACAAGGCGCACATCAAGGAGAATTTGAAGAACCAGCAGCGCAACTTGTTGCCCGGCGTGAGCATCCACGAGTCCAAACTGAAGACTTCCACCATCCACGGCATCGTGTCCGAGTCCGTGGACAACGCGAAGACGGCACGTCTGGTGACGATCTCCAACCTGCTCGACCCGGccttcgtcgaggccgtcgagggccaccGCATGAATAGCCACGGcgtcgcctcctcctccatctggGCAGATATGGCTCTCACCGTTGGCAAGTACCTCCATGAGCTTGCGTTCCCCAGGGACAAGGACTTTCACATGAACCTGCTCAACATGGAGATTCTTCACGCGCAGGTGGCCGGCTCGCCCCGGGACGGCCCGCAGCTCATCCAGCTTGAGGCCACGCTCGACATCCCGACACGCCACGTCCATCTCTTCCTGTACAATGTGTCGCGCGACGGGACCCGGGCGGCCGAGCACTACGGCAGCTGCGAGATCCAATTTCAAGACCCCGTCGTCTGGGACCGGGAGTGGAAGCGCGTCgagcacctcgtcgtccagcgcGTCGAGTCGCTCCACCGCCTCGCGAGCGAGGACGGCACGGCGAGCCGTGTCAGCAGAAGCATGGCGTACAAGCTCTTCAAGAACGTGGTCGACTACGCCGAGCACTACCGCGGCATGCAGGCTGTCGTGCTGCAAGGCTACGAGGCCTTTGCTGACGTGGTCCTTGACCCCGAAGAGCGCGGCGTCTGGCACACCCCGCCGCACTGGATAGACAGCTTGTGTcatctcggcggcttcgtgATGAACGGGTCCGACGCGTCCGATACGGCGGGTTACTTCTACGTTACGCCGGGCTGGGAGAGCTTCCGCCTCCGGAGAGCGCCCAGAGCCGGCGGCAAGTATCGTAGCTACGTCCGGATGGTGCCTACCGAAGAAGACCCCAAGGAATGGGCTGGTGACGTCTATATTCTTGAAGACGATACCGTGGTGGGTATGATGGGCCAGATGAAGTTTAAGCAGATCAACCGGATCCTCATGGATCGCTTCTTTTctccggcggcctcggcacaCCACGGTGGCAGCAACACCGCCAAGAGCGCCAATACTGATCACCCCTCCGCCACGTTGAAGGCTCCGAGTGTAGGCGTGCAGAGAATAGCGACAGTTGGCAAGTTAGCTCCGACCACAGCTCCGGTGGTGAAGCCAGCGCAAGTAACCCTACCGCCGCCGGTGTTTGCGTCTGCAACGGCATCCGAGGAGGCCACAAGGAGCAAAGGGCCCAGTGGTGATGGGCGTGAGGCTAaccccctcgtcgccggcgcagtcgccctcgtcgccagCGAAACAGgcatcgacgccgcggaGCTGACGGACAACACGACCTTTGCACAGATCGGCGTCGACTCGCTCATGtcgctggtgctggtggaGAAGTTCAAAGCACAGTTGCAGGTCGACATCAAGAGCTCCCTGTTCATCGAGTGCGAGACGCTCGGCCAGTTCAGGGAGTGGCTTGAGGAGAACCGATAA
- a CDS encoding Putative aflatoxin regulatory protein — translation MPDHRQAHRTRPVCLRLACDACSTTKVKCDKACPACQRCVDNGLYCAYSNHSQSQSHNQSQGQSQIDCWLSVYPQEAVLTAALLAAPRSLSQGPDPMGSFSICPDAADVAAGSWDDLNFALSGDHLHALEPFVVGGDGHYHEHEHIDSPWMSQLEEEEGSPGAILFAGMPKQQRPEHDCENRASNLLRSLHYDPNLFAQVKQIAAADMPLVDGDGPVTIPSVDKIILASRVALATLPDLFDCPCSRYPHMALLGVAILSKVLFWYRVAICAPNTRRQPSGADETAVLGQQQQQQQQQQQEAGLNTSGSSAP, via the exons ATGCCTGACCATCGCCAGGCGCATAGAACCAGGCCCGTCTGTCTCCGGCTGGCATGCGACGCGTGCTCCACGACAAAGGTGAAATGCGACAAGGCCTGTCCCGCCTGTCAGCGCTGTGTGGACAACGGGCTGTACTGCGCCTACAGT AACCACAgtcagagccagagccaCAACCAGAGCCAGGGCCAGAGCCAAATCGACTGCTGGCTCTCCGTCTATCCCCAAGAAGCGGTTTTGACGGCTGCCCTCCTTGCTGCGCCGAGAAGCCTGTCACAAGGGCCCGATCCAATGGGCTCGTTCTCCATCTGCcctgacgccgccgacgtcgccgctgGGTCGTGGGACGACCTGAACTTTGCCTTGTCCGGCGACCACTTGCACGCCTTGGAGCCGTTTGTCGTTGGTGGGGATGGCCATTATCATGAACACGAGCACATCGACTCGCCGTGGATGTCAcagttggaggaggaggagggaagcCCTGGGGCAATCCTGTTCGCCGGCATGCCTAAGCAACAGCGTCCTGAGCACGACTGCGAGAACCGGGCATCCAACCTCCTCCGCTCCCTCCATTACGACCCGAATTTATTCGCCCAAGTGAAGCAAATAGCGGCCGCCGATATGCCGCTcgtggacggcgacggtccTGTGACGATCCCGAGCGTCGACAAGATCATACTGGCCAGTCGCGTGGCGCTGGCCACGTTGCCGGACCTGTTTGACTGCCCCTGTTCCCGGTATCCGCACATGGCCCTCCTCGGTGTGGCTATCCTGTCTAAAGTCTTGTTCTGGTACCGTGTGGCCATCTGTGCGCCTAACACACGGCGCCAGCCCAGTGGCGCGGACGAGACAGCAGTGCtggggcagcagcaacagcaacagcaacagcagcagcaagaagcAGGCTTGAATACCTCTGGATCCTCGGCGCCTTAA
- a CDS encoding Putative NAD(P)-binding domain superfamily: MMDHCTILASSSTTKAAAVILPGSTILVTRANVRDKERCQHIQDFFDQKYGTEGQFELFEVPNLTKQGAFDDAVKGCAGFVHLAVDNGFSPDPTVVVDGSVALTLRALEAAASKPGLRRFVLTSSYITACQYCMNEVYDVTQASWNNAYVEKAWAPPPYSGNRSLYVYSAAKVQCKQAMWRFVKEQAPSFVANAVLPDFVTGPSMPHNKPNVGPMSFALKALWDGGKAWKFLGPQWMVDAEDASLLHVGALLHPGYQGERIPSCAHRKS, encoded by the exons ATGATGGATCACTGCACAATCCTAGCTT CTTCATCTACTACTAAGGCCGCAGCCGTAATCCTCCCAGGGTCAACCATCTTAGTGACCAGGGCTAATG TGAGAGACAAGGAGAGGTGCCAGCACATTCAGGACTTTTTCGACCAAAAGTACGGAACTGAGGGCCAGTTTGAGCTGTTTGAAGTCCCCAACCTGACCAAGCAGGGTGCCTttgacgatgccgtcaagG GATGCGCCGGCTTTGTCCACTTGGCCGTAGACAACGGCTTCTCACCCGATCCCACCGTTGTCGTGGACGGCTCCGTCGCGCTCACCCTCCGCGCTCTCGAGGCAGCGGCCTCCAAGCCCGGCCTGCGTCGCTTTGTCCTGACGTCGTCCTACATCACAGCGTGCCAGTACTGCATGAACGAGGTCTACGACGTCACGCAAGCCAGCTGGAACAACGCCTACGTTGAAAAGgcctgggcgccgccgccctaTAGCGGCAACCGCTCGCTCTACGTCTACAGCGCCGCCAAGGTGCAGTGCAAGCAGGCCATGTGGCGCTTCGTCAAGGAGCAGGCGCCGTCCTTCGTCGCCAACGCTGTGCTGCCCGACTTTGTCACAGGCCCATCCATGCCGCATAACAAGCCCAACGTCGGCCCCATGTCCTTCGCCCTCAAGGCGCTGTgggacggcggcaaggcctGGAAGTTCCTGGGCCCGCAGTGGAtggtcgatgccgaggacgccaGCCTGCTGCACGTCGGCGCGCTGCTGCACCCAGGGTACCAAGGGGAGCGCATCCCCAGCTGTGCGCATCGCAAGAGCTAG